A single region of the Salvelinus sp. IW2-2015 linkage group LG20, ASM291031v2, whole genome shotgun sequence genome encodes:
- the LOC111980016 gene encoding melanopsin-B-like: MSGMDNMDRGFFRKVDVPDQAHYIVACFVVVIGAVGVGGNALVMYAFFSNKKLRTPPNYFIMNLAVSDFLMAITQSPIFFVNCLYKEWVFGETGCKMYAFCGALFGITSMINLLAISIDRYIVITKPLQALHWTSKRRTSVVIVIVWLYSLCWSLAPLFGWSSYIPEGLMTSCTWDYVTSTPANRSYTLMLCIFVFFIPLGIISYCYLCMFLAIRTASRDMEKLGSQVRKSTLIQQQSIKTEWKLAKIAFVVIIVYVMSWSPYACVTLIAWAGYGRALSPYSKAVPAVIAKASAIYNPFIYAIIHSKYRDTLAEKVPCLHFLAQPHRNGCISMSNSESSFRDPMLSRQSSTSKTKFHKVSSMSTRDTQVWSDVELDPFDQQSQTLRISHSSGALRVKECRQSAQQQAEKGGWGGVAGGGEDPGESPASQLRRRWRSPPPRASSPPRSPSTLNNNKHRDSAVPHIISPSSETTGHYKGEEHGAQTREENMLLGLQSLNCSNELLELVEKFLS, translated from the exons ATGTCAGGCATGGACAACATGGACCGAGGTTTCTTCCGGAAGGTAGACGTGCCAGACCAAGCTCATTACATCGTGGCCTGCTTCGTTGTGGTGATCGGAGCAGTGGGGGTCGGTGGGAATGCCCTGGTGATGTACGCCTTCTTCAG TAACAAGAAGCTCCGGACTCCTCCCAACTATTTCATCATGAATCTGGCAGTGAGTGACTTCCTCATGGCCATCACACAGTCCCCTATCTTCTTTGTCAACTGTCTCTACAAGGAGTGGGTTTTTGGAGAAACAG GCTGTAAGATGTATGCCTTCTGTGGGGCCTTATTTGGGATCACCTCCATGATCAACCTGCTGGCTATCTCCATTGACCGCTACATCGTCATCACCAAGCCCCTACAGGCCCTCCACTGGACCTCTAAACGCCGCACTTCCGTTGTCATCGTCATTGTCTGGCTCTACTCGCTGTGCTGGAGCCTGGcgcctctctttggctgga GTTCTTATATCCCTGAGGGCCTGATGACCTCCTGTACGTGGGATTATGTGACCTCCACACCAGCCAATAGGAGTTACACTCTGATGCTATGCATCTTTGTGTTCTTCATCCCACTGGGCATCATCTCCTACTGCTACCTCTGCATGTTCCTGGCCATACGCACTGCCAGTAG AGACATGGAGAAACTGGGCAGTCAGGTGAGGAAGTCCACCCTCATCCAGCAGCAGTCCATCAAGACAGAGTGGAAGCTGGCCAAGATCGCCTTTGTGGTCATCATCGTCTATGTGATGTCCTGGTCTCCCTACGCCTGCGTCACCCTCATCGCCTGGGCTGG cTATGGACGTGCCCTCAGCCCCTACTCCAAGGCCGTCCCTGCTGTCATTGCCAAAGCCTCAGCCATCTATAACCCTTTCATCTATGCCATCATCCACTCTAAGTACAG AGACACTCTGGCAGAGAAGGTTCCCTGTCTGCACTTCCTGGCCCAACCCCACAGGAATGGCTGTATCTCTATGTCCAACAGCGAGTCCTCCTTCAGGGACCCTATGCTCAGCAGACAGTCCTCCACCTCCAAGACCAAGTTCCATAAAGTGTCCTCCATGTCCACCAGAGACACA CAGGTGTGGAGTGACGTGGAGCTGGACCCCTTCGACCAGCAGAGCCAGACTCTGAGAATCAGCCACTCCTCTGGAGCTCTGAGAGTGAAGGAGTGCAGACAGTCAGCCCAGCAGCAGGCAGAAAAAG GAGGCTGGGGAGGGgtggcaggaggaggagaagacccAGGAGAGAGCCCCGCCAGTCAGctcaggaggaggtggaggagcccccccccccgcgccTCCTCACCCCCCAGGTCCCCCAGCACcctgaacaacaacaaacacagagactCTGCAGTTCCACACATCATCAGCCCCTCGTCAGAGACGACAGGGCACTATAAGGGGGAGGAGCATGGAGCACAGACCCGTGAGGAGAACATGCTACTGGGCCTGCAGAGCTTAAACTGCTCCAATGAACTGCTGGAGTTGGTTGAAAAGTTCCTCTCCTGA